The proteins below come from a single Salinilacihabitans rarus genomic window:
- a CDS encoding L-threonylcarbamoyladenylate synthase, with protein MSDLERAAAAIREGALVVYPTETVYGLGADALDPDAVERVFEAKGRDRSNPVSLAAPSVPAALEHVRASDRERRFMATFLPGPVTVLCRRREDVPDVLTAGRDRVGVRVPDHEAALALCERADRPITATSANVSGRPSVRRPDDLDPEVREASAVVLDGGETAGTESTVVDVSEGTIHRRGAQAGEIERWLEREG; from the coding sequence ATGAGCGACCTCGAACGCGCGGCCGCGGCGATCCGCGAGGGGGCACTGGTCGTCTACCCGACCGAGACCGTCTACGGCCTCGGCGCGGACGCGCTCGATCCCGACGCCGTCGAGCGGGTCTTCGAGGCGAAGGGGCGGGACCGGTCGAACCCGGTCTCGCTCGCCGCCCCCTCGGTACCGGCGGCGCTCGAGCACGTCCGCGCGAGCGACCGCGAGCGGCGGTTCATGGCGACGTTCCTCCCCGGGCCCGTCACCGTCCTCTGTCGTCGGCGCGAGGACGTCCCCGACGTCCTCACGGCGGGCCGGGACCGCGTCGGCGTCCGCGTCCCCGACCACGAGGCGGCGCTGGCGCTCTGCGAGCGGGCCGACCGGCCGATCACGGCGACCAGCGCGAACGTCAGCGGCAGGCCGAGCGTCCGACGCCCCGACGACCTCGACCCCGAGGTCCGCGAGGCCAGCGCGGTCGTCCTCGACGGGGGCGAGACCGCGGGCACCGAGAGCACCGTCGTCGACGTCTCCGAGGGGACGATCCACCGCCGGGGCGCACAGGCCGGCGAGATCGAACGCTGGCTCGAACGCGAGGGGTGA
- a CDS encoding inorganic phosphate transporter — protein sequence MVEIATVATFGVAAVASLFMAWSIGAGSSGSTPFAPAVGANAISVMRAGFFVGLLGFSGAVLQGANVSEAVGRELVRNVSLSPVAATIALTIAAVLVATGVFAGYPIATAFTVTGAVIGVGFAMGGDPAWAKYQEIAALWIATPFVGGGIAYLIARGLRDEPVPESYVVVLLAALVGVLFANIEFAALGPAGEGASIAVAATDYLPLSRAAAVALATAAVALAWAIPVGIAMRNDPERAQRRFLLAMGALVAFSAGGSQVGLAIGPLLPLSDDVGLPLVALLVGGGVGLLLGSWTGAPRMIKAVSQDYSSLGPRRSIAALIPSFAIAQMAVLFGIPVSFNEIIVSAIIGSGYAATGAGGGVSGRKMGYTVLAWVLSLAGSVVVSYLGYVAVTWLL from the coding sequence ATGGTCGAGATCGCGACGGTCGCGACGTTCGGCGTTGCCGCGGTCGCAAGCCTCTTTATGGCGTGGTCGATCGGTGCCGGATCGAGCGGGTCGACGCCGTTCGCTCCCGCCGTCGGTGCGAACGCGATCTCGGTGATGCGAGCGGGCTTTTTCGTCGGGTTGCTCGGGTTCTCCGGGGCGGTGTTGCAGGGGGCGAACGTCTCCGAGGCGGTCGGCCGCGAACTGGTCCGGAACGTGAGCCTCTCGCCGGTGGCCGCGACGATCGCGCTGACGATCGCCGCCGTACTCGTCGCGACCGGCGTCTTCGCGGGCTACCCGATCGCGACGGCGTTCACCGTGACCGGCGCGGTCATCGGCGTCGGCTTCGCCATGGGGGGCGACCCGGCGTGGGCGAAGTATCAGGAGATCGCCGCCCTCTGGATCGCGACGCCGTTCGTCGGCGGCGGCATCGCCTACCTCATCGCCCGCGGCCTGCGCGACGAACCGGTCCCCGAGTCGTACGTCGTCGTCCTCCTCGCGGCCCTCGTCGGGGTGTTGTTCGCCAACATCGAGTTCGCCGCCCTCGGGCCGGCCGGCGAGGGAGCCTCGATCGCGGTCGCCGCGACCGACTACCTCCCGCTCTCGCGGGCGGCCGCCGTCGCGCTCGCGACCGCCGCCGTCGCGCTGGCGTGGGCGATCCCCGTCGGGATCGCGATGCGGAACGATCCCGAGCGCGCCCAGCGGCGGTTCCTGCTGGCGATGGGCGCGCTGGTCGCGTTCTCCGCCGGCGGCAGTCAGGTCGGCCTCGCGATCGGCCCCCTGCTGCCGCTGTCGGACGACGTCGGCCTCCCGCTGGTCGCCCTGCTGGTCGGCGGCGGCGTCGGCCTCCTGCTGGGGTCGTGGACCGGTGCCCCGCGGATGATCAAGGCCGTCTCGCAGGACTACTCCTCGCTCGGCCCCCGGCGGTCGATCGCCGCGCTCATCCCCTCGTTCGCCATCGCCCAGATGGCCGTCCTCTTTGGCATCCCCGTCTCGTTCAACGAGATCATCGTCAGCGCGATCATCGGCAGCGGCTACGCCGCGACGGGCGCCGGCGGCGGCGTCAGCGGCCGAAAGATGGGTTACACCGTGCTGGCGTGGGTGCTCTCGCTGGCGGGGTCGGTCGTCGTCTCCTACCTCGGCTACGTGGCCGTCACGTGGCTGCTGTGA
- a CDS encoding conditioned medium-induced protein 4: protein MDEKTQELRDIFTSVTDGEETVTESQEDTRGSLEKDERTVEERLERVVARMRERYGFETPLSDGELIAVAKGFYDDRTDAELAADLGVDEADVFEARMALHLVSEADADEVDLVAIRARDEDDATLAAEYDVSEAQIRRYRRVAAAKDESRAANDRYRDEFDSILGDSELASRMATDVREDGLEDATEGMETDVSF from the coding sequence ATGGACGAAAAAACGCAGGAGCTTCGCGACATCTTCACCAGCGTGACCGACGGAGAGGAGACGGTCACCGAATCACAGGAGGACACGCGCGGTTCCCTCGAGAAGGACGAGCGGACCGTCGAGGAACGTCTCGAACGCGTGGTCGCGCGGATGCGCGAGCGATACGGCTTCGAGACGCCGCTGTCGGACGGGGAGTTGATCGCCGTCGCGAAGGGGTTCTACGACGACCGCACCGACGCGGAACTGGCCGCCGACCTCGGCGTCGACGAGGCGGACGTCTTCGAGGCGCGGATGGCGCTGCACCTCGTGAGCGAGGCCGACGCCGACGAGGTCGACCTCGTCGCCATCCGCGCCCGCGACGAGGACGACGCGACGCTCGCGGCGGAGTACGACGTCTCCGAGGCGCAGATCCGGCGCTACCGGCGGGTCGCCGCGGCGAAAGACGAGTCGCGGGCGGCCAACGACCGCTACCGCGACGAGTTCGACAGCATCCTCGGCGACTCCGAACTCGCCTCGCGGATGGCGACCGACGTCCGCGAGGACGGGCTGGAGGACGCCACCGAGGGGATGGAGACCGACGTCTCGTTCTAA
- a CDS encoding glutathione S-transferase N-terminal domain-containing protein: MGETDPQITFYRLQACPFCERVARRLREYDLAYRSRFVEPHHSRRDVVKRVAGVRTVPVIVDERTGVTMAESANIVDYLDATYGDGGVA; encoded by the coding sequence ATGGGAGAGACGGACCCCCAGATCACGTTCTACCGGTTGCAGGCGTGCCCGTTCTGCGAGCGCGTCGCGCGCCGCCTCCGGGAGTACGACCTCGCGTACCGCTCGCGGTTCGTCGAACCGCACCACTCGCGCCGGGACGTCGTCAAGCGCGTCGCCGGCGTCCGCACGGTGCCCGTCATCGTCGACGAGCGAACCGGCGTCACGATGGCCGAGAGCGCGAACATCGTCGACTACCTCGACGCGACCTACGGCGACGGAGGTGTGGCCTGA
- a CDS encoding CRISPR-associated protein Cas4: MSRVRFSDLRTAAYCPRKCYYVRRDDDREPPPAVERTRALADRYEDLLAADDDALAAEPVALDPAAYRAALARTRERLRRAGRWDAIRDPAASGVLATGRHCRGIVHKVLADPLEPSVVSAGRPPERGVWEPQSVVAVAAAKALAWERETPVEGAWVEYPAYGAIRRVDLTTRRKARYRRALRTVRELDGPPPRTTNRSKCEACEYATECGVRTRTLRSLLGFD, encoded by the coding sequence GTGTCTCGCGTTCGCTTCAGCGACCTCCGGACGGCCGCCTACTGCCCGCGGAAGTGCTACTACGTCCGCCGCGACGACGACCGGGAGCCCCCGCCCGCCGTGGAGCGAACGCGCGCGCTCGCGGACCGGTACGAGGACCTCCTCGCGGCCGACGACGACGCCCTCGCCGCCGAACCGGTCGCGCTCGACCCCGCCGCCTACCGCGCGGCCCTCGCGCGCACCCGCGAGCGCCTCCGGCGTGCCGGCCGCTGGGACGCCATCCGCGATCCGGCCGCCAGCGGCGTCCTCGCGACCGGCCGTCACTGCCGCGGCATCGTCCACAAGGTGCTCGCCGACCCGCTCGAACCGTCGGTCGTCTCCGCCGGTCGGCCCCCGGAGCGCGGCGTCTGGGAGCCCCAGTCCGTCGTCGCCGTCGCGGCGGCGAAGGCCCTCGCGTGGGAGCGCGAGACGCCGGTCGAGGGCGCGTGGGTCGAGTACCCGGCCTACGGCGCGATCCGACGGGTCGACCTGACGACCCGGCGCAAGGCGCGGTACCGCCGCGCGCTGCGGACCGTCCGGGAACTCGACGGCCCGCCCCCGCGGACGACGAACCGCTCGAAGTGCGAGGCCTGCGAGTACGCCACCGAGTGTGGCGTCCGCACCCGGACGCTGCGCTCGCTGCTCGGGTTCGACTGA
- a CDS encoding hemolysin family protein, which yields MATSPLFEVVPAYKIPLVGTELADSTVTTIGVVAVAILIGLSGFFSSSEIAMFNLPKHRLEGMVEDGIEGASLVRDLKDDPHRLLVTILVGNNIVNIAMSSIATAILSIHFGGLVGVLLATFGITALVLLFGESVPKSYAVENTEAWAIRISRPLKATEYLLFPLIILFDYLTRQVNRLTGSTGAIESPYVTRDEIQEMIESGEREGVLEEEEHEMLQRIFRFNNTIVKEVMTPRLDMTAVPKNANIDEAIETCIQSGHARIPVYEGSLDNVLGVVHIRDLVRDLNYGETEELELDDLIHPTLHVPESKNVDELLSEMRENRMHMAIVIDEFGTTEGLVTMEDMVEEIVGEILEGGEEQPVEEIDERTVLVRGEVNIEDVNEALEIDLPEGEEFETIAGFIFNRAGRLVEEGEEITYDGVRITVEEVENTRIMRARLTKLQEAELDVENGEDVGEE from the coding sequence ATGGCGACGTCTCCGCTCTTCGAGGTCGTGCCGGCCTACAAGATCCCCCTCGTGGGGACCGAACTCGCCGACTCGACGGTGACAACGATCGGCGTGGTCGCGGTGGCGATCCTCATCGGGCTCTCCGGGTTCTTCTCCTCGTCGGAGATCGCGATGTTCAACCTCCCGAAACACCGCCTCGAGGGGATGGTCGAGGACGGGATCGAGGGTGCGTCGCTGGTCAGGGATCTCAAGGACGACCCACACCGGCTGCTCGTGACGATCCTCGTCGGAAACAACATCGTCAACATCGCGATGTCCTCGATCGCGACGGCGATCCTCTCGATCCACTTCGGCGGTCTGGTCGGCGTCCTGCTGGCGACGTTCGGGATCACCGCGCTCGTGTTGCTGTTCGGGGAGAGCGTCCCCAAATCGTACGCGGTCGAGAACACCGAGGCGTGGGCGATCCGGATCTCCAGGCCGCTGAAGGCGACGGAGTACCTGCTGTTCCCGCTGATCATCCTCTTCGACTACCTCACCCGGCAGGTCAACAGACTCACGGGATCGACCGGGGCCATCGAGTCGCCGTACGTCACCCGCGACGAGATCCAGGAGATGATCGAATCGGGCGAGCGCGAGGGGGTCCTGGAGGAAGAGGAACACGAGATGCTCCAGCGCATCTTCCGCTTTAACAACACGATCGTCAAGGAGGTGATGACGCCGCGGCTGGACATGACCGCCGTCCCGAAGAACGCGAACATCGACGAGGCCATCGAGACCTGCATCCAGAGCGGCCACGCCCGCATCCCCGTCTACGAGGGCAGCCTCGACAACGTCCTCGGGGTCGTCCACATCCGCGACCTCGTGCGCGACCTCAACTACGGCGAGACCGAGGAACTCGAACTCGACGACCTCATCCACCCGACGCTGCACGTCCCCGAGTCGAAGAACGTCGACGAACTGCTCTCGGAGATGCGGGAAAACCGGATGCACATGGCGATCGTCATCGACGAGTTCGGCACCACCGAGGGGCTGGTGACGATGGAGGACATGGTCGAGGAGATCGTCGGCGAGATCCTCGAAGGCGGGGAGGAACAGCCGGTCGAGGAGATCGACGAGCGCACCGTCCTCGTCCGCGGCGAGGTCAACATCGAGGACGTCAACGAGGCCCTGGAGATCGACCTCCCGGAGGGCGAGGAGTTCGAGACCATCGCCGGCTTCATCTTCAACCGCGCGGGCCGCCTCGTCGAGGAGGGCGAGGAGATCACCTACGACGGCGTCCGCATCACCGTCGAGGAGGTCGAGAACACCCGGATCATGCGCGCGCGCTTGACGAAACTTCAGGAGGCCGAACTCGACGTCGAGAACGGCGAGGACGTCGGCGAGGAGTAG
- a CDS encoding redoxin domain-containing protein, which yields MPEFDVVDLGPADAPEPGAEAPDFTRPLVTDEFWEDRSLAALTDDGRTILVFTPMIGSFVGKYVWDELVERGWDDRDATVVGVTASTPYAVSQFLDENEYPVAIFADPANGVADAYGIAHDLDGMAGVAEPRLAFVAVDEERTVEDVWVATEWPEFPDYDDMEERLGLA from the coding sequence ATGCCCGAGTTCGACGTCGTCGACCTCGGCCCGGCCGACGCCCCCGAACCGGGCGCGGAGGCCCCCGACTTCACCCGGCCGCTCGTGACCGACGAGTTCTGGGAGGACCGCTCGCTCGCGGCCCTGACCGACGACGGCCGGACGATCCTCGTCTTCACCCCGATGATCGGGTCGTTCGTCGGCAAGTACGTCTGGGACGAACTCGTCGAGCGCGGCTGGGACGACCGCGACGCGACCGTCGTCGGCGTCACCGCCTCGACGCCGTACGCCGTCTCGCAGTTCCTCGACGAGAACGAGTACCCCGTGGCCATCTTCGCCGACCCCGCAAACGGCGTCGCCGACGCCTACGGCATCGCCCACGACCTCGACGGGATGGCCGGCGTCGCAGAACCCCGCCTCGCGTTCGTCGCCGTCGACGAGGAGCGCACCGTCGAGGACGTCTGGGTCGCCACCGAGTGGCCCGAGTTCCCCGACTACGACGACATGGAGGAGCGTCTCGGACTCGCGTAA
- a CDS encoding heterodisulfide reductase-related iron-sulfur binding cluster has translation MNVLVQAGDQPSRDTFWGISSEGEVLFYYLAAVAIVVFLYGLYARFSRYAEGDEDPFDRLDDLGDRIVDAAKIVLSNEKQFNRDLYGGLMHSFILWGFLTLFIATSILAFDMDVWTKALGRDSFWVGDFYVAYQFVVDAMGLLFVVGLGMAIYRRYWVRNHRLWGRHTSFEDDLFVWTLFALGVGGFLLEGVRILGNGYPEWEIVSFVGWGIAMTLEAAGVEQSLAASLHWWGWWSHSLLALFFVAWIPYAKPFHMLSSFANVVTRDEKAGRRLPGVPADLDATNAESIDDFTWKELLDQDACTKCGRCSAVCPAKASDRPLDPRNVILDLKRYREDRDADGSEPQPIVADGGTSVIDAGTMESCMACMACMDACPVEIEHLNSFTRMNRQLVDQGDVQSSMQEVFQNVMQNGNTFGDPARNRGDWTDELGFDVPDAREEEVEYLWYVGDFPSYDERNKKVARSLAAILKEADVSFGILFEDEKYDGNDIRRVGEEFLYLELAGHHVESFEACEFEKIVCTDPHSYNTFENEYPEVDFEEFADDPMMPFEYDEHWNEDGEVDVLHWTQAVEELVTEGKLDLNGDELDYTVTYHDPCHLGRYNDEYEAPRELIRATGCELSEMPRNRADSFCCGGGGGGLWMDFEEEPKPSEERLREALEDTDAGAAVEKFVVACPMCMTMYEDGRKTGGFEEEIEVVDVAELIVEAIDATEEAGLAEETATV, from the coding sequence ATGAACGTCCTGGTGCAAGCGGGGGACCAACCGTCGCGAGATACGTTCTGGGGGATCAGCAGCGAGGGCGAGGTGCTCTTTTACTACCTCGCCGCCGTCGCCATCGTCGTCTTCCTCTACGGCCTCTACGCCCGGTTTTCCCGGTACGCCGAGGGCGACGAGGACCCCTTCGACCGCCTCGACGACCTCGGGGACCGGATCGTCGACGCGGCGAAGATCGTCCTCTCGAACGAGAAGCAGTTCAACCGCGACCTCTACGGCGGGTTGATGCACTCCTTTATCCTCTGGGGCTTTCTGACCCTGTTCATCGCGACGAGCATCCTCGCGTTCGACATGGACGTCTGGACGAAGGCGCTGGGCCGCGACTCGTTCTGGGTCGGTGACTTCTACGTCGCCTACCAGTTCGTCGTCGACGCGATGGGGCTGCTGTTCGTCGTCGGCCTCGGGATGGCGATCTACCGCCGCTACTGGGTCCGCAACCACCGCCTGTGGGGCCGGCACACCTCCTTCGAGGACGACCTGTTCGTCTGGACGCTGTTCGCCCTCGGCGTCGGGGGCTTCCTGCTCGAAGGGGTCCGCATCCTCGGAAACGGCTACCCCGAGTGGGAGATCGTCAGCTTCGTCGGCTGGGGCATCGCGATGACCCTGGAGGCGGCGGGCGTCGAGCAGTCGCTCGCGGCCTCGCTACACTGGTGGGGCTGGTGGTCTCACTCGCTGCTCGCGCTCTTCTTCGTCGCGTGGATCCCCTACGCCAAGCCGTTCCACATGCTCTCGTCGTTCGCGAACGTCGTCACCCGCGACGAGAAGGCCGGCCGGCGGCTCCCGGGCGTCCCCGCCGACCTCGACGCGACCAACGCCGAGTCCATCGACGACTTCACCTGGAAGGAACTGCTCGACCAGGACGCCTGCACCAAGTGCGGCCGGTGTTCGGCCGTCTGCCCCGCGAAGGCCTCCGACCGACCGCTCGACCCCCGCAACGTCATCCTCGACCTCAAGCGCTACCGCGAGGACCGCGACGCCGACGGGAGCGAGCCCCAGCCGATCGTCGCCGACGGCGGCACCTCGGTGATCGACGCCGGGACGATGGAATCCTGCATGGCCTGTATGGCCTGCATGGACGCCTGCCCGGTCGAGATCGAACACCTCAACTCCTTCACGCGGATGAACCGCCAGCTGGTCGACCAGGGCGACGTCCAGTCGAGCATGCAGGAGGTCTTCCAGAACGTCATGCAGAACGGCAACACCTTCGGCGACCCCGCGCGCAACCGGGGCGACTGGACCGACGAACTCGGGTTCGACGTCCCCGACGCCCGCGAGGAGGAAGTCGAGTACCTCTGGTACGTCGGCGACTTCCCGAGCTACGACGAGCGCAACAAGAAGGTCGCCCGCTCGCTGGCGGCCATTCTGAAGGAGGCCGACGTCAGCTTCGGCATCCTCTTCGAGGACGAGAAGTACGACGGCAACGACATCCGCCGGGTCGGCGAGGAGTTCCTCTACCTCGAACTGGCGGGCCACCACGTCGAGTCCTTCGAGGCCTGCGAGTTCGAGAAGATCGTCTGTACCGACCCCCACTCGTACAACACGTTCGAGAACGAGTACCCGGAGGTCGACTTCGAGGAGTTCGCCGACGACCCGATGATGCCCTTCGAGTACGACGAGCACTGGAACGAAGACGGCGAGGTCGACGTGCTCCACTGGACGCAGGCCGTCGAGGAACTCGTCACCGAGGGGAAACTCGACCTGAACGGCGACGAACTCGACTACACCGTCACCTACCACGACCCCTGTCACCTCGGCCGGTACAACGACGAGTACGAGGCCCCGCGCGAGTTGATCCGGGCGACCGGCTGTGAACTCTCGGAGATGCCGCGCAACCGCGCCGACTCGTTTTGCTGTGGCGGCGGCGGGGGCGGCCTCTGGATGGACTTCGAGGAAGAGCCAAAGCCCAGCGAGGAGCGCCTGCGCGAGGCTCTGGAGGACACCGACGCCGGCGCCGCGGTCGAGAAGTTCGTCGTCGCCTGCCCGATGTGCATGACGATGTACGAGGACGGCCGCAAGACCGGCGGCTTCGAGGAGGAGATCGAGGTCGTCGACGTCGCAGAACTGATCGTCGAGGCGATCGACGCGACGGAGGAAGCCGGACTCGCGGAAGAGACGGCGACGGTCTAG
- a CDS encoding AMP-binding protein, with translation MVAPGVTLSLERRAARWGDRTAVVDVSEGRLCAPAETIDADRVSYDDLSTAAAGVAARLAGRGIDAGDTVCVCTRDRVAALATLFACRRLGATFAPVSHRLTPATVSRPLDALDPDLVVYEPAQRDLVRDLPPARTSGFGDLDDVDPESVDSPSPADSGPLLALHGEPGTPVVAFSAEAVERNCVAAVATWGFGPDDVAMPFVPLSTPDGLLRAALPTLYVGGTVLLDRAFDPGDALTAVGREGATVLVGRAAAFRDLAAEGPGDDLGSVAWGVCEAPLPEAVRNPYLERGVPLVRAYGRVECPTACCQSRAACDREGVGRPILDCEARLVDDGELREGAAEGTLELSGPVLADGYVEGGDAADERVETAEVAEGRTAGDVAAASAGERPAGAFVDGRFDTGERFRRDERGEYRRA, from the coding sequence GTGGTAGCCCCCGGCGTGACCCTCTCGCTCGAACGCCGGGCGGCCCGCTGGGGCGACCGGACGGCGGTCGTCGACGTCTCGGAGGGGCGGCTCTGCGCGCCCGCGGAGACGATCGACGCCGACCGCGTCTCCTACGACGACCTCTCGACGGCCGCCGCGGGCGTCGCGGCGCGACTCGCGGGCCGCGGGATCGACGCGGGCGACACGGTCTGCGTCTGCACGCGCGACCGCGTCGCGGCGCTCGCGACGCTGTTCGCCTGCCGCCGCCTCGGCGCCACGTTCGCCCCGGTCTCCCACCGGCTGACCCCCGCCACCGTCTCCCGGCCACTCGACGCACTCGACCCCGACCTCGTCGTCTACGAACCGGCCCAGCGCGACCTCGTGCGCGACCTGCCGCCCGCGCGGACGTCCGGGTTCGGCGACCTCGACGACGTCGACCCGGAATCGGTCGACTCGCCGTCGCCCGCCGACTCGGGGCCGCTGCTGGCGCTCCACGGCGAACCCGGGACGCCCGTCGTCGCGTTCTCGGCCGAGGCGGTCGAGCGAAACTGCGTCGCCGCCGTCGCGACGTGGGGGTTCGGCCCCGACGACGTCGCGATGCCGTTCGTCCCGCTGTCGACCCCGGACGGCCTCCTGCGGGCGGCGCTGCCGACGCTGTACGTCGGCGGCACCGTCCTGCTCGACCGCGCGTTCGACCCCGGCGACGCGCTGACGGCCGTCGGCCGCGAGGGCGCGACCGTCCTCGTCGGCCGGGCCGCCGCGTTTCGCGACCTCGCGGCCGAGGGTCCCGGCGACGACCTCGGGAGCGTCGCGTGGGGCGTCTGCGAGGCGCCGCTGCCCGAGGCGGTTCGCAACCCGTACCTCGAACGGGGGGTCCCGCTCGTCCGCGCGTACGGCCGGGTCGAGTGCCCGACCGCGTGCTGCCAGTCGCGGGCCGCCTGCGACCGCGAGGGCGTCGGCCGGCCGATCCTCGACTGCGAGGCGCGACTGGTCGACGACGGCGAACTCCGCGAGGGCGCCGCGGAGGGGACGCTCGAACTGTCCGGGCCGGTGCTCGCGGACGGCTACGTCGAAGGCGGAGACGCGGCCGACGAGCGAGTCGAGACGGCCGAGGTGGCGGAAGGACGGACGGCCGGCGACGTGGCGGCGGCGTCGGCGGGTGAGCGACCCGCGGGCGCGTTCGTCGACGGCCGGTTCGACACCGGCGAGCGGTTCCGGCGGGACGAACGGGGTGAGTACCGCCGGGCGTGA
- a CDS encoding basic amino acid ABC transporter substrate-binding protein: MANDNRTLDRRRYLQLTGVTGVTAIGLAGCLEDTGDGGDGEDGGDGNETDSEDGNETDGNETDSEDGNETDGNETDGNETDGEDGGDGGDDMQIVAGTAPGFPPFEMTEDGDLVGFDVDLLEAVVEETDYELTEWQEFDFDTLIQALQSGNIDVIAAAMTITEERQEQIAFSDPYYSADQSVLVAEGGDFQPGSLEDLDGRTVGAQSGTTGEEVVQNDLIDEGVIGEGDYTSYDNYVLAVEDLERGLIDAVILDQPVGQTFESNRDVEVAFTFETGEEYGFGVRQDDGDLQSALSEGIAAVEESGEYDEITEKWFASDE; the protein is encoded by the coding sequence ATGGCCAACGATAACCGGACGCTCGATCGGCGTCGGTACCTGCAACTGACCGGTGTGACTGGCGTCACCGCGATCGGCCTCGCCGGCTGTCTCGAGGACACCGGCGACGGCGGCGACGGCGAAGACGGCGGCGACGGCAACGAGACCGACAGCGAAGACGGCAACGAGACCGACGGCAACGAGACCGACAGCGAAGACGGCAACGAGACCGACGGCAACGAGACCGACGGCAACGAGACCGACGGCGAAGACGGCGGCGACGGCGGCGACGACATGCAGATCGTCGCGGGGACGGCCCCCGGCTTCCCGCCGTTCGAGATGACCGAGGACGGCGACCTGGTCGGCTTCGACGTCGACCTGCTCGAGGCCGTCGTCGAGGAGACCGACTACGAACTGACCGAGTGGCAGGAGTTCGACTTCGACACGCTGATTCAGGCGCTCCAGAGCGGCAACATCGACGTCATCGCCGCGGCGATGACGATCACCGAGGAGCGCCAGGAGCAGATCGCCTTCTCAGACCCGTACTACAGCGCCGACCAGTCGGTGCTCGTCGCGGAGGGCGGGGACTTCCAGCCCGGGAGCCTCGAGGACCTCGACGGGCGGACGGTCGGCGCCCAGTCGGGGACGACCGGCGAGGAGGTCGTCCAGAACGACCTGATCGACGAGGGCGTGATCGGGGAGGGCGACTACACCTCCTACGACAACTACGTCCTCGCCGTCGAGGACCTCGAACGCGGGCTGATCGACGCGGTGATCCTCGACCAGCCGGTCGGCCAGACGTTCGAGTCGAACCGCGACGTCGAGGTGGCGTTTACCTTCGAGACCGGCGAGGAGTACGGCTTCGGCGTCCGTCAGGACGACGGGGACCTCCAGTCGGCGCTCAGCGAAGGGATCGCGGCCGTCGAGGAGTCCGGCGAGTACGACGAGATCACCGAGAAGTGGTTCGCCTCGGACGAGTGA
- a CDS encoding type 1 glutamine amidotransferase, whose product MDRLRIAVLNASHRDANTTRNFRRELDASLAEFDVTSGHLPDGFAFDAAVVTGSRSSVYWDEPWIPRTKAWVAEAVDRGLPFLGICWGHQLLADVLGGTVEDMGAYEVGYSAIEHTGESRLFAGIDREFTAFTSHSDAVSALPPGAEPLAENEYSNHGFRKDRVFGVQFHPEYDPKTARDLVHEKELSDERRESVLAEITDENYAAACEAKLVFDNFVAYVREVREEGDGTTAAGGDAAT is encoded by the coding sequence ATGGATCGGCTGCGCATCGCCGTCCTGAACGCCTCACACCGGGACGCGAACACGACGCGGAACTTCCGGCGCGAACTCGACGCCTCCCTCGCGGAGTTCGACGTCACGAGCGGCCACCTCCCCGACGGCTTCGCGTTCGACGCCGCGGTCGTCACGGGTTCGCGCTCGTCGGTCTACTGGGACGAGCCGTGGATCCCGCGGACGAAGGCGTGGGTCGCCGAGGCCGTCGACCGCGGGCTCCCCTTCCTCGGGATCTGCTGGGGCCACCAGCTACTCGCGGACGTCCTCGGTGGCACCGTCGAGGACATGGGCGCCTACGAGGTCGGTTACAGCGCGATCGAGCACACGGGCGAGTCGCGGCTGTTCGCGGGGATCGACCGCGAGTTCACCGCCTTCACGAGCCACTCCGACGCGGTCTCGGCCCTGCCGCCGGGCGCAGAACCGCTGGCCGAGAACGAGTACTCGAACCACGGCTTCCGCAAGGACCGGGTCTTCGGCGTCCAGTTTCACCCCGAGTACGACCCGAAGACCGCCCGCGACCTCGTCCACGAGAAGGAACTGTCCGACGAGCGCCGCGAGTCCGTCCTCGCGGAGATCACCGACGAGAACTACGCGGCGGCCTGCGAGGCGAAACTCGTCTTCGACAACTTCGTGGCGTACGTCCGCGAGGTACGCGAGGAGGGGGACGGCACGACGGCGGCGGGCGGGGACGCGGCGACGTGA